The following coding sequences are from one Lolium rigidum isolate FL_2022 chromosome 6, APGP_CSIRO_Lrig_0.1, whole genome shotgun sequence window:
- the LOC124665463 gene encoding transcription factor MYB2-like, whose product MSRRKAAAAAAAGGLMSAMEEETTDQELRRGPWTLEEDNLLMSYITCHGEGRWNLLARCSGLKRTGKSCRLRWLNYLKPDIRRGNLTAEEQLVILELHAKWGNRWSRIAQHLPGRTDNEIKNYWRTRVQKQARQLKVDANSAVFRDAVRSYWMPRLLHDMASAASMAAPPPLVAVQHGGASCSQSPAAMIGTEQMCYYAGGGVQPSPSVSTSGSTAAAAAMLPTPVPCFSELNWDDQYYYPEIEGGAGALDSAGLLGSLGLDGLDLGPAAEYYSDATLLDYLNSSCTASAMNTIVNAGSGNYYNHCGGGAMIDGDHPGSTTTTCQQAPAMKLTGEWGGGRI is encoded by the exons ATGTCACGCaggaaagcagcagcagcagcagcagcaggtggGCTCATGTCGGCCATGGAGGAGGAGACAACTGATCAAGAGCTCAGGCGAGGCCCCTGGACCCTCGAGGAGGACAACCTCCTCATGAGCTACATTACTTGCCACGGCGAGGGCCGCTGGAACCTCCTCGCCCGATGCTCCG GGCTGAAGAGGACGGGGAAGAGCTGCCGGCTACGGTGGCTGAACTACCTGAAGCCGGATATCAGGAGGGGTAACCTGACGGCGGAGGAGCAGCTGGTCATCCTGGAGCTCCACGCCAAGTGGGGAAACCGGTGGTCGCGCATCGCACAGCACCTCCCGGGACGGACGGACAACGAGATCAAGAACTACTGGAGGACCAGGGTGCAGAAGCAGGCGCGGCAGCTCAAGGTGGACGCCAACTCCGCCGTCTTCCGCGACGCGGTCCGGTCCTACTGGATGCCACGCCTCCTCCACGACATGGCCTCCGCCGCTTCCATGgccgctccgccgccgctggtggcGGTGCAACATGGCGGCGCGTCCTGCTCGCAGTCGCCGGCGGCGATGATCGGCACAGAGCAAATGTGCTACTATGCTGGCGGCGGGGTCCAGCCCAGCCCGAGCGTCTCAACGTCAGGATCGACTGCGGCCGCAGCGGCGATGCTGCCGACGCCGGTGCCCTGCTTCTCCGAGCTCAACTGGGACGACCAGTACTACTACCCTGAGATCGAAGGTGGCGCCGGCGCCTTGGACTCTGCGGGGTTGTTGGGAAGCCTCGGCCTCGACGGGCTCGACCTAGGGCCCGCGGCAGAGTACTACTCTGACGCGACGCTCCTCGACTACCTCAACTCGAGCTGCACCGCCTCCGCCATGAACACTATCGTGAACGCCGGCAGCGGAAACTACTATAACCACTGTGGAGGCGGCGCCATGATCGACGGTGATCACCCCGGCTCCACAACGACGACATGCCAACAGGCGCCGGCGATGAAGCTAACGGGCGAGTGGGGAGGAGGAAGAATCTAG
- the LOC124664462 gene encoding transcription factor MYB2-like, translating into MSRRKAAAAAGGLMSAMEEETADQELRRGPWTLEEDNLLMSYITCHGEGRWNLLARCSGLKRTGKSCRLRWLNYLKPDIRRGNLTAEEQLVILELHAKWGNRWSRIAQHLPGRTDNEIKNYWRTRVQKQARQLKVDANSAVFRDAVRSYWMPRLLHDMASAASMAAPPPLVAEQHGGASCSQSPVAIIGTEQMCCYAGGGVQPSPSVSTSGSTAMLPTPVPCFSELNWDEPYYYPEIEGGADALDSAGLLGSLGLDGLDLGPAAEYYSDATLLDYLNSSCTASAMNTIVNAGSGNYYNHCGGGGMIDGDHAGSTTTSCEQAPAMKLTGEWGGGRI; encoded by the exons ATGTCACGCaggaaagcagcagcagcagcaggtggGCTCATGTCGGCCATGGAGGAGGAGACAGCTGATCAAGAGCTCAGGCGAGGCCCCTGGACCCTCGAGGAGGACAACCTCCTCATGAGCTACATTACTTGCCACGGCGAGGGCCGCTGGAACCTCCTCGCCCGATGCTCCG GGCTTAAGAGGACGGGGAAGAGCTGCCGGCTCCGGTGGCTGAACTACCTGAAGCCGGACATCAGGAGGGGGAACCTGACGGCGGAGGAGCAGCTGGTCATCCTGGAGCTCCACGCCAAGTGGGGGAACCGGTGGTCGCGCATCGCACAGCACCTCCCGGGGCGGACGGACAACGAGATCAAGAACTACTGGAGGACCAGGGTGCAGAAGCAGGCGCGGCAGCTCAAGGTGGACGCCAACTCCGCCGTCTTTCGCGACGCCGTCCGGTCCTACTGGATGCCACGCCTCCTCCACGACATGGCCTCCGCCGCGTCCATGGCTGCTCCGCCTCCGCTGGTGGCGGAGCAGCATGGCGGCGCGTCCTGCTCGCAGTCGCCGGTGGCGATAATTGGCACCGAGCAGATGTGCTGCtatgccggcggcggcgtccagcCCAGCCCGAGCGTCTCGACGTCAGGATCAACCGCGATGCTGCCGACGCCGGTGCCCTGCTTCTCCGAGCTCAACTGGGACGAGCCGTACTACTACCCCGAGATCGAAGGTGGCGCCGACGCCTTGGACTCTGCGGGGTTGCTCGGAAGCCTCGGCCTCGACGGGCTCGACCTAGGGCCCGCGGCAGAGTACTACTCTGACGCGACGCTCCTCGACTACCTCAACTCGAGCTGCACCGCCTCCGCCATGAACACTATCGTGAACGCCGGCAGCGGAAACTACTATAACCACTGTGGAGGCGGCGGCATGATCGACGGTGATCACGCCGGCTCCACAACGACGTCATGCGAACAGGCGCCGGCGATGAAGCTAACGGGCGAGTGGGGAGGAGGAAGAATCTAG
- the LOC124664463 gene encoding helicase protein MOM1-like — MPSDETDGNSNICGSCGSPGTLRSCDGKSCQSRYHISCLDPSLEYLSPGIWFCTNCTKKRFQFGLHSIVDGIESVWDVKKAEGMQNSKQYFVKYKNLAHVHNRWVLEDDINVMPGGPDALSLFNKRNHTEKAIWKEEWTKPHRMLRKRLLMPPKLADDFFSSSGLKYSYCNVEWLVKWRGLGYDHATWELETLPCLCTPEADELKKNYEDRREVAKRSSITTKAKVKQSSFKKLQRLPDGCHPDFDNDHLCSINLLREFWYKSRGAVLVDDKEFVTKTVLFTLSVLPDVSQPILIVTSPASLSLWEVQFNILAPFINVVVYDGGKDKLKLIQDLEFYESGSSIMLQVLLSHADAVLEDIEPIARIDWEAVIVDYSQNSTLQHLEQLKQLSSDFRMLLVSSPIKVKEYLSEYRKLLGFLNSGEQENGSFVDAEALVMSKVNFKSHIAYERPADSSKILEHWVPAHISQLQLEIYCSILLSNSSVLQSKMKSDGSLCDIIISLSKCCDHPYLVDEFLQNSPVDHHDRTGTLDTRVQACGKLWLLQNMLIEIRNKRLRVIILFQSGVASGNSMGGILEGVVCDIFGRESYERVESGAPLARKQAAVNMFNDKTKGRFVFLIESRACLPSIKLLSVDVVIIYNSDRNPLNDLKAIQRIKIESPKYPGIFRLYTPFTMEEKQLVLAKHGVLTGNYKDMPHSLGHSLVSWGALSLFTRFDELQHDNYASKSFERDTVILEFLKMLATNVKENTESNCVFISKANMSGEFYSRSITLIGESGVPASDGDPSNFWLNLLDGKSPRWSNLSEPQQSRHRMLQNIEELARVPAEEARRMRTKVDGITVPSSKCSSDNSHDDMLPKSCSTLSPPLQQLDDTEQKEGMKKLTTPKNLHVQLKKELSKLIKVLQLPDNAKLKAEQFFEYYLNNHLVLPEPVDILRTFNIALCWRAASHLNYKVDRRESLALAEKGFNCEYNEALVGLIYKKLRTLKKKVPDRAGEASIKGQPVSVEDTQLSWQENSYLENDHMFQNKKIDLHGNFIDGAPQEVSSVAEQMISEGQESVKETHKECHMLNDEPPNMIMEKSIDLVENVFSIRKNNILCKQQLEISGLVTHRQNNVIRLKEVYSLVLEHIRRSHIDEMTRSEKIKLTAQWFSMLIYAFLEHMKLQHGKLEGLQSDTWSSECQLKEKLHQVARSGQLDRDFDRHIALPDSNFVMEEFIHFEEQNDVYRIAESSVSDCQQSSNDTVSMEITLVRSEALSEPISIHAMENEPVETSAGSAGGPALEAVDFQENNIHCSSDGISVQIARCSSSTIPANDDSTGQESLTSECRNAEHIEICNITKSDDEPAEAERAGTLGAIAAQDLQPEMHSLTTHVEPSLDPHGRVESAGMVTAHDLQAEILPSASVPTEQSTSPAQQSLATSGHSPAEAEQADILGTETTCSLQPSQGEVQLSTTMQDQPAEVQACTLGAIAARSLQPETQPSTSTQSAPFERTYLVGMPVLRSHSARAESTRTLGSLIAHNLHSELHPLASMQDRPAEAEGAVMLGSTAAQDLQPERQSSTTVQHVPLERVHSEERIQIGFQPNMVPGTEQPTQHPPVTALVFNNPILSDEPLKNELERLMHCSRVLHEHKKSQLLIEYNQEREKITKKYDLLSRKEDSAYLQNQRELSHLYRNVFVNKSLAENFRRVFTPSSAAQGRLTTPVAEQPFEFSSAAQTTTSPAISSSAIRPPGSYVRPSFVALPPSSSSWNAQLPGNLYGTASSPFVPAPVPYGSYRPAGAQSRAVQPLSALASNLYRTMPPAPPPHLPHGSYRSAAAQLRAPSPHLQQLRMPSQYAMRTDQQQHRAASGAVPLLGQYGRGSYASTVPQGGAIRNSMDPSSAHQASSSRPPHRASLLPPRRHPESMLSLQPSTSNPIFMPAHQLSSYPSMALGGTAGPQNAAPGSQQHGVAQIAGVNHNQPGSKPSSYPSMALGGTAGPQNAAPGSQQHGGAQIASVNHNQPGSKPSSYPSMALGGTAGPQNAAPGSQQHGGAQIAGVNHNQPGSKPSSYPSMALGGTAGLQNAAPGSQQHGGAQIACVNHNQPGSEPASMGEYLKIRLRLVSSPAGAGVASPDEAVCLSDDEP, encoded by the exons ATGCCATCTGATGAAACAGATGGTAACTCCAACATATGCGGTTCTTGTGGATCCCCAGGAACTCTTAG GTCTTGTGATGGGAAATCTTGCCAAAGTAGATACCATATCTCTTGTCTGGATCCTTCTCTGGAATATTTATCTCCTGGAATTTGGTTCTGTACCAACTGTACAAAGAAGAGGTTCCAGTTTGGTTTACATTCTATTGTTGATGGAATAGAGTCTGTGTGGGATGTCAAGAAAGCTGAGG GAATGCAAAATAGCAAGCAGTATTttgtgaagtataagaatctGGCGCATGTCCATAATCGTTGGGTTCTAGAAGATGATATCAATGTCATGCCTGGAGGTCCTGATGCTCTTTCCTTGTTTAACAAGAGGAATCATACTGAAAAG GCAATTTGGAAGGAGGAATGGACTAAGCCACACCGCATGTTGAGAAAGAGGCTCCTTATGCCCCCAAAATTAGCTGATGATTTCTTTTCCTCATCTGGCCTTAAATATTCATATTGTAATGTTGAATGGTTAGTGAAATGGAGGGGTCTTGGTTATGATCATGCAACATGGGAATTAGAGACTTTACCCTGTTTATGTACGCCTGAGGCTGACGAACTTAAAAAGAACTACGAGGACCGCCGTGAAGTTGCAAAACGATCATCTATCACTACAAAAGCAAAG GTTAAGCAAAGCTCATTTAAGAAACTTCAGAGATTACCAGATGGGTGCCATCCTGATTTTGACAATGATCACTTGTGTTCTATCAATCTCCTCCGAGAGTTCTGGTACAAATCTCGTGGCGCTGTTCTTGTTGATGATAAG GAATTTGTAACAAAGACCGTCTTATTCACACTGTCTGTATTACCTGACGTCAGCCAACCCATCCTAATTGTAACATCTCCTGCTTCTCTATCCTTATGGGAGGTTCAGTTCAATATCTTGGCACCATTTATCAATGTTGTTGTGTATGACGGAGGGAAAGACAAGCTCAAATTAATTCAAGATTTGGAATTCTATGAGAGTGGAAGCTCTATTATGTTACAGGTTCTCTTATCCCATGCTGATGCTGTCTTGGAG GATATCGAACCTATAGCACGCATTGATTGGGAGGCAGTCATAGTTGATTATTCTCAAAACTCAACCCTACAACATCTCGAACAACTGAAGCAACTTTCCAGTGATTTTAGAATGTTACTTGTGAGCTCCCCAATTAAGGTTAAG GAGTATCTTTCTGAGTACAGGAAACTCTTAGGTTTCCTTAATTCTGGAGAGCAAGAAAATGGCAGTTTCGTTGATGCTGAGGCCCTTGTGATGTCGAAAGTGAACTTCAAAAGTCATATTGCATATGAGCGCCCAGCAGATTCTTCAAAAATATTGGAGCACTGGGTTCCTGCTCACATTTCACAACTGCAGCTAGAGATATATTGTTCCATACTGCTTTCAAATTCATCTGTCCTCCAGTCGAAGATGAAAAGTGATGGCTCTCTTTGCGACATTATTATCTCTCTCTCAAAG TGCTGTGATCACCCTTACCTTGttgatgaattcctgcaaaattcGCCTGTCGACCATCATGATCGTACTGGTACTCTAGATACCAGAGTGCAAGCATGTGGCAAGCTATGGCTTCTTCAAAACATGCTTATAGAGATAAGGAACAAGAGGCTGAGAGTCATTATTCTTTTTCAA TCTGGTGTAGCAAGTGGAAACTCAATGGGTGGTATATTGGAAGGTGTTGTTTGTGACATATTTGGCCGTGAGTCATATGAGCGTGTTGAAAGTGGTGCACCATTGGCAAGGAAACAGGCAGCAGTAAATATGTTCAATGACAAGACTAAGGGGAGATTTGTTTTTCTGATTGAAAGTCGTGCATGCCTCCCAAGTATTAAGCTCTTATCTGTGGATGTTGTTATCATATACAATAGTGACCGTAACCCGCTAAATGATCTGAAGGCTATTCAAAGAATCAAAATAGAGTCACCGAAGTATCCGGGCATTTTTCGTTTATACACTCCTTTCACAATGGAAGAGAAGCAGCTTGTGCTTGCAAAACATGGCGTGCTTACTGGTAACTACAAAGATATGCCACATAGTTTGGGCCATTCATTGGTCAGTTGGGGTGCATTATCTCTTTTCACCAGATTTGATGAGCTTCAGCATGATAACTatgcaagtaaaagttttgaaAGGGATACAGTAATTCTGGAGTTCTTAAAAATGTTAGCCACAAATGTTAAAGAGAACACCGAATCCAATTGTGTGTTCATATCGAAAGCTAATATGAGCGGGGAGTTTTATTCAAGAAGCATTACTTTAATAGGCGAAAGTGGGGTGCCTGCATCGGATGGAGATCCATCTAATTTTTGGTTAAACTTACTGGATGGGAAATCGCCTCGTTGGAGCAATCTATCTGAGCCACAACAATCAAGACACAGAATGTTACAGAACATAGAAGAACTAGCCAGAGTTCCGGCTGAAGAAGCTAGAAGGATGCGTACAAAGGTTGACGGAATCACAGTTCCATCTTCAAAATGTTCATCTGACAACAGTCATGATGATATGTTACCTAAAAGTTGTTCTACATTGAGCCCCCCTCTTCAACAACTTGATGACACAGAACAAAAAGAAG GGATGAAAAAACTGACCACACCAAAGAATCTTCATGTTCAACTTAAGAAAGAGCTGTCGaaactaattaaggtgttacaaCTGCCG GATAATGCAAAACTTAAGGCTGAACAGTTCTTTGAATATTATTTGAACAATCATCTAGTTCTTCCCGAGCCAGTGGACATATTGCGCACATTCAACATAGCCTTG TGTTGGCGTGCTGCTTCTCATCTAAATTATAAGGTAGATCGCAGAGAGTCGCTTGCCCTTGCTGAGAAAGGCTTCAATTGTGAGTACAATGAAGCGCTTGTGGGGTTGATCTATAAGAAATTAAGGACCCTAAAGAAAAAAGTTCCAGATAGAGCAGGTGAAGCAAGTATCAAGGGTCAACCAGTGTCAGTAGAGGACACCCAGCTTTCATGGCAAGAAAATTCTTACTTGGAAAATGACCACATGTTCCAAAACAAGAAAATTGATCTTCATGGTAATTTCATAGATGGTGCACCTCAGGAGGTCTCATCTGTTGCTGAGCAGATGATCTCAGAGGGGCAAGAATCTGTTAAGGAAACTCACAAAGAATGTCACATGCTAAATGATGAGCCTCCTAATATGATAATGGAGAAAAGTATAGATTTAGTTGAAAATGTTTTCTCCATAAGAAAAAATAACATCCTTTGCAAACAACAGCTTGAGATATCAGGTTTAGTGACACACAGGCAGAACAATgtcatcagattgaaagaagtttACAGTTTAGTTCTGGAACATATTCGTAGAAGTCACATTGATGAAATGACCAGGAGTGAAAAAATAAAGCTGACTGCTCAGTGGTTCAGTAtgcttatttatgcatttttggaGCACATGAAGCTCCAGCATGGCAAGCTTGAGGGACTGCAGTCTGATACATGGTCTTCAGAGTGTCAGCTGAAGGAAAAGCTCCACCAGGTAGCAAGATCAGGCCAATTAGATCGAGACTTTGATCGGCATATTGCTCTACCTGACTCAAACTTTGTTATGGAAGAATTCATCCATTTTGAAGAACAGAATGATGTGTATCGTATTGCTGAAAGTTCTGTGTCAGATTGTCAACAGTCATCAAATGACACAGTGTCGATGGAAATTACATTAGTACGAAGTGAAGCTCTCTCAGAGCCCATATCTATACACGCAATGGAAAATGAGCCAGTTGAGACTTCTGCGGGCTCTGCCGGAGGACCAGCATTAGAAGCTGTTGATTTTCAAGAAAACAACATCCACTGTAGTTCTGATGGCATTAGTGTACAAATAGCTAGGTGTTCATCGAGTACTATTCCTGCAAATGATGATTCCACCGGCCAG GAATCCTTAACCAGTGAGTGTagaaatgctgaacatattgagaTATGCAATATTACTAAGTCAGATGATGAACCTGCAGAGGCAGAGCGAGCAGGTACCTTGGGTGCCATAGCAGCTCAGGATTTGCAGCCTGAAATGCACTCATTAACCACCCATGTAGAACCTTCACTGGATCCACATGGAAGGGTAGAATCAGCAGGCATGGTGACAGCTCATGATCTCCAGGCCGAAATACTACCATCAGCCTCAGTGCCTACGGAACAAAGTACAAGCCCTGCCCAACAAAGTTTAGCAACTTCAGGACATTCACCAGCAGAAGCCGAACAGGCAGATATTCTGGGCACAGAAACCACTTGCAGTTTGCAGCCTTCGCAAGGTGAAGTGCAACTGTCAACCACAATGCAAGATCAACCTGCAGAAGTACAAGCATGCACCTTGGGCGCCATAGCTGCTCGGAGTTTGCAGCCTGAAACACAACCATCAACCTCAACGCAGAGTGCTCCTTTCGAAAGAACCTATCTGGTTGGCATGCCTGTGCTACGAAGTCACAGTGCCAGGGCAGAATCAACACGTACTTTGGGCTCACTGATAGCTCACAATCTGCATTCTGAATTACATCCATTGGCCTCAATGCAGGATCGAcctgcagaagcagaaggagcagTTATGTTGGGCTCCACGGCAGCCCAGGATTTGCAGCCTGAACGGCAATCATCAACCACAGTTCAGCATGTTCCACTTGAAAGAGTACACTCTGAAGAAAGGATACAAATTGGTTTTCAGCCAAATATGGTACCTGGTACTGAGCAGCCCACCCAACACCCTCCAGTCACAGCGTTAGTGTTTAATAATCCAATACTTAGTGACGAGCCGCTGAAAAATGAGTTGGAAAGGTTAATGCATTGCAGCAGGGTGCTTCATGAACATAAG AAATCACAACTTCTAATAGAGTATAACCAAGAAAGAGAGAAGATAACAAAAAAGTATGACTTGTTATCTCGAAAGGAAGATTCCGCTTATCTTCAGAACCAGCGCGAGCTTAGTCATCTCTACAGGAATGTTTTTGTAAACAAATCACTAGCTGAGAATTTTCGAAGGGTCTTCACACCATCATCTGCAGCTCAAG GGAGATTGACGACCCCTGTAGCGGAGCAGCCATTTGAGTTTTCTTCAGCGGCTCAGACCACAACATCACCAGCTATCTCGTCATCAGCCATCAGACCACCAGGATCTTATGTGCGACCTTCGTTTGTGGCTCTgccgccatcatcatcatcatggaaTGCCCAACTACCTGGCAATCTCTATGGAACAGCATCATCACCTTTTGTTCCAGCGCCTGTGCCATACGGCAGCTACAGACCAGCTGGAGCACAGTCACGTGCTGTCCAACCACTATCAGCCTTAGCTAGCAATCTCTATAGAACGATGCCACCTGCTCCTCCGCCGCATCTGCCACATGGAAGCTACAGATCCGCTGCAGCACAACTGCGTGCGCCATCTCCTCATCTCCAGCAGCTCAGGATGCCCTCTCAGTATGCCATGCGCACAGACCAGCAGCAGCATCGTGCAGCTAGTGGAGCGGTTCCATTGTTGGGACAGTATGGCAGGGGAAGCTACGCATCGACAGTTCCACAGGGAGGCGCCATACGAAACTCCATGGACCCAAGTTCAGCTCACCAAGCATCAAGCTCACGCCCACCTCACCGAGCGTCCTTGCTGCCACCCCGCCGACACCCAGAGTCCATGCTCAGCTTGCAGCCATCTACTTCAAACCCCATCTTCATGCCAGCCCACCAACTGTCGTCATATCCAAGCATGGCCTTGGGCGGCACTGCAGGTCCGCAGAATGCAGCACCAGGAAGCCAGCAGCACGGAGTCGCCCAGATAGCCGGCGTCAATCACAATCAGCCCGGCTCCAAACCGTCGTCATATCCGAGCATGGCCTTGGGCGGCACTGCAGGTCCGCAGAACGCAGCGCCAGGAAGCCAGCAGCACGGAGGCGCCCAGATAGCCAGCGTCAATCACAATCAGCCAGGCTCCAAACCGTCGTCATATCCGAGCATGGCCTTGGGCGGCACTGCAGGTCCGCAGAACGCAGCGCCAGGAAGCCAGCAGCACGGAGGCGCCCAGATAGCCGGCGTCAATCACAATCAGCCCGGCTCCAAACCGTCGTCATATCCGAGCATGGCCTTGGGCGGCACTGCAGGTCTGCAGAACGCAGCACCAGGAAGCCAGCAGCATGGAGGCGCCCAGATAGCCTGCGTCAATCACAATCAGCCTGGCTCCGAACCGGCATCGATGGGTGAGTATCTGAAAATTAGGCTTCGCCTGGTTAGCAGCCCTGCAGGTGCAGGGGTGGCCAGCCCAGATGAAGCTGTGTGCCTCTCCGACGATGAACCGTAG